The following are encoded together in the Salinibacterium sp. UTAS2018 genome:
- a CDS encoding carbohydrate ABC transporter permease — translation MWACVAYFLFPLFWLVIASTKSNGDLFSTFGLWFGNSIELFKNIGNVFTYDGGIFLLWGYNTALYAGVSAVGAALLATAAGYGFAKYRFPGQKVIFSSVLGAVMIPATALAIPSYLLFASVGLTNTPLAVILPSIVSPFGVFLMRVYAADAIPDSLIEAARIDGASEFRIFWQVSLKLMAPGIVTVFLFALVATWNNYFLPLIMLTDAKLYPLTVGLAQWQEAGASGGGALALFSIVITGSFVSIIPLVIAFLYLQRFWQSGLSAGGVKG, via the coding sequence ATGTGGGCGTGTGTGGCTTACTTTCTCTTCCCGCTGTTCTGGTTGGTTATTGCTTCCACAAAGAGCAACGGCGACTTGTTCTCCACTTTCGGGCTGTGGTTTGGAAACTCAATTGAGCTGTTCAAGAACATAGGAAACGTCTTTACCTACGACGGTGGGATATTCCTGCTCTGGGGATACAACACAGCTCTCTATGCGGGAGTGAGCGCCGTCGGCGCAGCGTTGCTCGCGACCGCCGCTGGCTATGGTTTTGCTAAGTACCGGTTCCCGGGGCAGAAGGTCATCTTCAGCAGTGTTCTCGGGGCAGTCATGATTCCTGCTACTGCACTGGCAATCCCCAGCTATCTGCTCTTTGCTTCGGTTGGCTTAACTAATACTCCGCTCGCGGTGATCTTGCCCTCTATCGTGAGTCCGTTCGGTGTTTTTCTGATGCGCGTTTATGCGGCTGATGCGATTCCTGACAGTCTGATTGAGGCGGCCAGAATTGATGGAGCAAGCGAATTTCGAATTTTCTGGCAGGTCTCGTTGAAGCTAATGGCACCGGGAATCGTGACCGTCTTTCTTTTTGCACTGGTGGCGACATGGAATAACTACTTCCTTCCGCTCATCATGCTTACTGACGCAAAGCTCTACCCGCTCACAGTAGGGCTGGCACAGTGGCAAGAGGCGGGCGCTTCGGGCGGTGGCGCTCTAGCGCTCTTCTCCATCGTTATCACCGGCTCGTTCGTCTCAATTATCCCGTTGGTGATTGCGTTCCTGTACTTGCAGCGCTTCTGGCAAAGTGGTCTCTCGGCCGGAGGGGTGAAGGGCTAA
- a CDS encoding carbohydrate ABC transporter permease, whose translation MTTTRRTSATGQKSTSRKRVSPSQRSKNIAAYFFVGPFVLAFLSLFVVPLVYSGYLSLFKTQLIGGTVFVAFDNYVQAVADPAFLASIGRMGLFLLIQVPIMLLLSLIIALALDSGRVRGSRFVRLAVFVPYAVPGVVAALMWGYLYGKDFGPISQVSRGLGLGTLDFLSSETVIPSIMNIVIWQFVGYNMIIMFAALRSVPAELYEAAQVDGAGQLRIAWSIKIPAIRPAIMLTVIFSVIGSFQLFNEPNLLYKIAPNAIGTAFSPNLYAYNVAFINQNVNYAAALAFLLGIVIMIVSYVVQLSAQRREGASS comes from the coding sequence ATGACCACCACCCGGCGCACCAGCGCTACGGGGCAGAAATCGACATCCCGTAAACGGGTCAGTCCCAGCCAGCGCTCCAAAAATATTGCAGCGTACTTCTTTGTCGGACCTTTTGTTCTGGCATTCCTCAGCTTGTTTGTTGTCCCTCTTGTCTATTCCGGCTACTTGAGCCTCTTCAAGACCCAACTCATCGGCGGCACGGTCTTCGTCGCGTTCGACAACTACGTGCAGGCAGTCGCGGACCCCGCTTTCCTCGCAAGCATCGGACGTATGGGGCTTTTCCTGCTCATCCAAGTGCCGATCATGCTGTTGCTCTCGCTCATTATTGCGCTTGCTCTCGACAGCGGACGCGTGCGCGGAAGTCGTTTCGTACGTCTCGCCGTGTTCGTGCCGTACGCAGTGCCCGGCGTAGTGGCCGCGCTCATGTGGGGTTATTTGTACGGTAAAGACTTCGGGCCGATCAGCCAGGTTTCTCGTGGCTTGGGCCTCGGAACTCTTGACTTTCTCTCCTCGGAGACCGTAATCCCTTCGATAATGAACATCGTGATTTGGCAGTTTGTCGGGTACAACATGATCATTATGTTCGCTGCGCTGCGCAGCGTGCCGGCAGAGCTCTACGAAGCCGCCCAGGTGGACGGAGCCGGACAGCTGCGCATCGCCTGGAGTATCAAGATTCCTGCTATCCGGCCCGCAATCATGCTCACGGTGATCTTCTCGGTAATCGGCAGCTTCCAACTCTTTAATGAGCCCAACCTGCTGTACAAGATCGCTCCCAACGCTATCGGTACGGCCTTCTCTCCGAACTTGTACGCGTACAACGTCGCATTCATCAACCAGAACGTGAACTACGCGGCGGCGCTCGCATTCCTCTTAGGAATCGTGATCATGATCGTGTCGTACGTCGTTCAGTTGTCGGCCCAGCGCCGTGAAGGGGCATCATCGTGA
- a CDS encoding ABC transporter substrate-binding protein: protein MFRLNAATKLVAGAAAAALLLTGCSAEGSAPDALTEPITQAQIDEAMNTPTTLTMWSWVPEIQAEIDLFEEAYPNIKVELSNVGQGLSHYTKLRTAVKSGEVPDVVQMEYQYISSFQNDLLDLAPYGADAIADDYVSSVWGQVSSEGAVYGIPQDFGPMGNLYRTDIYAEAGVTPPATWDEYAVAARTIKDKTGSYITNFPGNNPGQLVGLLWQAGAKPFSYDGDETVGVDLNSAEAKEVMAYWQELIDEDLVSVEPDFTDNWFQSLAKGKYASWLGAAWGPTFLEGAIANTSGNWGVSELPQYDTENPASGFWGGASDAVMAESKNPIAAYKLAEFINHDEESSRLLALEQSLFPPLISTLESADFSDQAPEFYSGQQVNKLFAEIAPTVDPDFQWLPYMDFVYSSFNETLGSAIADRGDLTAGLDAWQDAVVTFGTDQGFTVK, encoded by the coding sequence ATGTTCCGTCTCAACGCAGCGACGAAACTGGTGGCGGGTGCCGCGGCAGCAGCTCTGCTGCTCACTGGCTGCTCGGCCGAGGGGTCAGCACCTGATGCCCTGACCGAGCCGATCACGCAGGCTCAAATTGACGAAGCGATGAACACACCGACCACACTCACTATGTGGTCTTGGGTTCCCGAAATTCAGGCCGAGATCGACTTGTTTGAAGAGGCATACCCCAACATCAAGGTGGAGCTTTCGAACGTCGGCCAGGGTCTCTCCCATTACACAAAGCTCCGTACCGCCGTAAAGTCCGGTGAGGTACCCGACGTCGTACAGATGGAATATCAGTACATTTCTTCGTTCCAGAATGACTTGCTGGATCTGGCACCCTATGGAGCAGATGCCATCGCAGACGACTATGTTTCGTCAGTGTGGGGCCAAGTTTCCTCCGAGGGCGCGGTCTACGGCATCCCACAGGATTTCGGTCCCATGGGAAACCTCTATCGCACGGACATCTATGCCGAGGCAGGCGTAACACCACCCGCGACGTGGGATGAGTATGCGGTCGCTGCGCGCACTATCAAGGACAAGACGGGCTCCTACATCACCAACTTCCCCGGTAACAACCCGGGTCAATTGGTAGGGCTTTTGTGGCAGGCAGGCGCTAAGCCGTTTAGCTATGACGGCGACGAGACAGTCGGCGTCGACTTGAACAGTGCTGAAGCGAAAGAGGTCATGGCCTACTGGCAGGAGCTCATCGACGAGGACCTAGTCTCCGTCGAGCCCGACTTCACCGACAACTGGTTCCAGAGTCTCGCCAAGGGCAAGTACGCGAGCTGGCTGGGTGCAGCATGGGGTCCGACGTTCCTCGAGGGCGCAATCGCCAATACCTCAGGTAACTGGGGCGTATCCGAGCTGCCGCAGTACGACACAGAGAATCCCGCATCTGGATTCTGGGGTGGAGCATCTGACGCTGTCATGGCCGAGAGCAAGAACCCGATTGCAGCGTACAAGCTGGCTGAGTTCATCAACCACGACGAGGAATCGTCACGCCTGCTCGCGTTAGAGCAGTCATTGTTCCCGCCGTTGATTTCAACTCTCGAGTCGGCTGATTTCTCCGACCAGGCGCCTGAATTCTATAGCGGCCAGCAGGTCAATAAGCTCTTTGCGGAAATCGCACCGACCGTTGACCCGGACTTCCAGTGGCTGCCGTATATGGACTTCGTGTACTCCAGCTTTAACGAGACGCTGGGATCGGCCATCGCCGATCGCGGAGACCTCACTGCAGGACTCGACGCCTGGCAGGACGCGGTCGTCACGTTCGGCACCGATCAGGGCTTCACTGTTAAGTAA
- a CDS encoding beta-galactosidase: MTRNDARNVDKDLILFGAAYYNEYQTIERLDLDLDLMQQANFSVIRVGESVWSTWEPEDNTFNLEWLEPILDGAHARGIHVILGTPTYALPPWLQTKHPELLAHSATGTPLSWGGRQEVDYSSPLFRTYAERIIRAVVGRYSSHPAVIGYQVDNEPGLELFHNPGTFAGFVQWLKARYGDTDTLNHEWGLVYWSHRISEWNQLWVPDGNTLPQYDLAWRTYQAELTTNFIGWQADIVREYADDAQFVTTCIAYPRPAVNDEELTKVLDITAGNPYYEMQDGLDATSIIEPRQSWASNSVWGLTNQADRMFASRQERFLVTETNAGAIGGSEQNYPPYPGQLAQAALALVARGASMIEYWHWHTLHFGTETYWVGILPHSQKPGRVYNEIAELGAKLRAIGPAMSGYTPDADVAFLYSTESKWALEFFPPLATEDHKPDRGSYPTIFNAFYRGVIESGAQARIVNVSQFLDCDIDTFVKRFPVLVVPGLYAASDDALERLLAYTESGGHLVIGPRTAYGDEEARARMAVAPPMLADVAGASYDEFSNIDASIAVKTVDVTAPSFLLSPGAEATRWIEGLTPNGADVMLGYVHHSFGRFAAMTSAQSGAGRVTVVGTVPNAVLGKDLGRWFSPTPISSVWSDLGVGVNVSSGINDAGERVWFVHNWTPEVANATTPADGPLRDLIGGDSIAESSVLILEPWSVRILVGNAGA, from the coding sequence GTGACACGCAATGACGCCCGCAATGTCGACAAAGACCTCATTCTTTTCGGCGCTGCGTACTACAACGAGTACCAAACGATCGAGCGGCTTGACCTCGATCTTGATCTCATGCAGCAGGCGAACTTCAGCGTCATCCGTGTTGGAGAGTCAGTGTGGTCCACGTGGGAACCCGAAGACAACACCTTCAACCTTGAGTGGCTTGAGCCAATTCTTGACGGTGCGCACGCGCGTGGAATTCACGTCATCCTCGGCACCCCGACTTACGCGCTGCCTCCGTGGCTTCAGACGAAGCATCCAGAGCTCCTGGCTCATTCCGCAACGGGAACCCCTCTGAGCTGGGGCGGTCGTCAGGAAGTTGACTACTCGAGCCCGCTGTTCCGAACATACGCAGAACGCATCATTCGTGCGGTTGTTGGTCGTTACTCGAGCCACCCTGCCGTGATCGGCTATCAGGTCGACAACGAGCCCGGCCTCGAGCTCTTTCACAACCCCGGTACCTTCGCGGGCTTCGTGCAGTGGCTAAAAGCACGCTACGGCGACACCGACACCCTCAACCACGAGTGGGGCCTCGTCTACTGGTCACACCGCATCAGCGAGTGGAATCAGCTCTGGGTTCCCGACGGTAATACGTTGCCGCAATACGATCTTGCATGGCGAACCTACCAAGCGGAGCTCACGACAAACTTCATCGGTTGGCAAGCTGACATTGTGCGCGAGTATGCCGACGACGCTCAGTTCGTCACCACCTGCATCGCGTACCCTCGCCCCGCGGTGAACGATGAAGAGCTCACCAAGGTGCTCGACATTACGGCGGGCAACCCTTATTACGAAATGCAGGATGGCCTTGATGCCACGAGCATCATTGAACCGCGCCAATCGTGGGCGAGCAACAGCGTATGGGGTCTTACTAATCAAGCCGACCGTATGTTCGCATCGCGCCAAGAGCGCTTTCTCGTCACCGAGACTAACGCAGGTGCCATCGGCGGATCCGAACAAAATTATCCACCCTACCCGGGTCAGCTCGCCCAGGCCGCTCTCGCTCTAGTTGCGCGTGGGGCCAGCATGATCGAATACTGGCACTGGCACACTTTGCACTTTGGGACCGAAACTTACTGGGTTGGCATTTTGCCTCACAGCCAAAAGCCAGGTCGCGTGTACAACGAGATCGCCGAGCTTGGCGCTAAACTCCGTGCGATCGGGCCGGCGATGAGCGGTTACACGCCTGACGCGGATGTCGCTTTTCTGTACTCGACTGAGAGTAAGTGGGCCCTCGAATTCTTCCCGCCGCTAGCGACGGAAGATCATAAGCCCGATCGCGGATCGTACCCAACAATCTTTAATGCGTTCTATCGCGGCGTTATCGAATCGGGTGCGCAAGCACGAATTGTCAATGTGTCGCAATTCTTAGACTGCGACATCGACACGTTCGTCAAGCGTTTCCCGGTGCTCGTTGTTCCTGGTTTGTACGCTGCCAGCGACGATGCTCTCGAGCGACTGCTCGCTTACACCGAGAGTGGAGGGCACCTTGTCATTGGGCCTCGAACGGCGTACGGCGATGAAGAGGCACGTGCACGAATGGCCGTAGCCCCGCCGATGCTCGCTGACGTAGCGGGCGCGTCCTACGATGAATTCTCCAATATCGATGCGAGTATCGCAGTAAAAACTGTCGACGTCACCGCGCCTAGTTTTTTGCTGTCGCCGGGCGCCGAAGCCACTCGATGGATCGAAGGTCTCACTCCGAACGGAGCAGACGTAATGCTCGGCTATGTGCACCACAGTTTCGGCCGTTTCGCCGCGATGACGAGCGCACAAAGCGGTGCCGGTCGTGTAACCGTCGTAGGCACGGTGCCCAACGCGGTTCTCGGCAAAGACCTCGGCCGTTGGTTTTCACCAACGCCGATTTCCTCAGTCTGGAGTGACTTAGGTGTTGGCGTGAATGTCTCCTCGGGTATCAATGACGCCGGGGAGCGAGTGTGGTTCGTGCACAACTGGACGCCGGAGGTCGCGAATGCCACCACACCGGCTGACGGGCCTCTGCGCGACCTTATCGGTGGAGACTCGATCGCCGAATCATCTGTCCTCATTCTCGAGCCATGGTCCGTACGGATACTGGTCGGGAATGCGGGAGCTTAG
- a CDS encoding LacI family DNA-binding transcriptional regulator, with protein MSTRVATDEDGTSKLSRAATIYDVAARAKVSHQTVSRYLRKYPGIRPETRERVELALAELNYRPNQAARTLATNRSLRIGAFAYEMLEVGPSQIMQGASRRARDAGYMLDLVTLFPSDDEATQNAINEMYQQNLAGVIASAPTDRVREALEAADFGVPLYIETEREDELGAEHESLNAVGTRKLVDHLVDQGHTTILNIAGPPSWIASLNRVNAYRRAMLHRGLEPLDSLHTDWSAASGYKLARQMPLDRGVTAIVATNDQVALGVVRALIERGVAVPDDMSVVGFDDIPESEFFLPPLTTVQTHFDMQGKYSIDMLLSMIHNSEAPVREDYVSADLVLRSSTARAPVA; from the coding sequence ATGTCTACGCGAGTTGCAACGGACGAGGACGGTACCTCAAAGCTGTCGCGCGCAGCCACTATTTATGACGTCGCTGCGCGAGCAAAGGTCTCCCACCAGACGGTGTCGCGGTACCTTCGCAAGTATCCGGGAATTCGACCCGAAACTCGCGAGCGCGTTGAACTGGCTCTCGCGGAGCTGAACTACCGCCCCAACCAAGCTGCGCGAACTCTTGCGACCAACCGCTCCCTCCGTATCGGCGCTTTCGCTTACGAAATGCTAGAGGTCGGGCCAAGCCAGATCATGCAGGGAGCGAGCCGCCGTGCACGTGACGCCGGCTACATGCTGGATCTTGTCACGCTTTTCCCCTCTGATGACGAGGCGACCCAGAACGCAATCAACGAGATGTATCAACAGAACTTGGCGGGGGTGATCGCAAGCGCTCCGACCGACCGCGTGCGTGAGGCGCTGGAAGCTGCGGATTTCGGTGTGCCTCTCTACATTGAGACTGAGCGTGAAGATGAACTTGGTGCCGAGCACGAGAGTTTGAACGCGGTTGGCACGCGAAAGTTAGTAGACCATCTTGTGGATCAGGGCCACACGACGATCCTGAATATTGCCGGGCCGCCAAGTTGGATCGCGTCGCTTAATCGTGTGAATGCTTATCGCCGAGCGATGCTGCACCGAGGTCTCGAACCGCTCGACTCACTTCACACGGATTGGTCGGCCGCCTCTGGCTACAAGCTTGCGCGACAGATGCCTCTTGACCGAGGGGTCACCGCGATTGTAGCGACCAATGATCAGGTCGCCCTTGGGGTTGTGCGTGCGCTCATTGAGCGAGGTGTCGCGGTGCCGGATGACATGAGCGTCGTCGGTTTTGACGACATTCCGGAGTCAGAATTTTTTCTACCCCCCCTCACGACGGTTCAGACGCATTTCGATATGCAAGGCAAGTACAGCATCGACATGCTGCTCTCGATGATTCATAATTCTGAGGCGCCCGTTCGCGAAGATTACGTGTCGGCCGACCTTGTTCTGCGCTCGTCAACAGCTCGCGCCCCCGTCGCCTAG
- a CDS encoding MetQ/NlpA family ABC transporter substrate-binding protein encodes MSRSKFFSLSTVAAAGVLALTLAGCSAPAEEAAPTDGTLGSLTVGATATPAGEIVQFVVDSGQAEAAGLELDIVEFTDYTTPNPALSEGSIDVNLFQHAPFLDLYNENTGDTLAVVGQVYLPPLALYSKTVDELADLPDGAKIALPNDASNEGRALLLLADAGLIETTDAPSTVSDITANPNDYNFIEIDAASLPSALDDQDAAIVNFNYAGAAGLSGDLQLVTEGTSSEYYNILATRDELKSDPRVTELYELLTSDETKAYINDFYNGLVIPVS; translated from the coding sequence ATGTCACGCTCTAAGTTCTTCTCGCTCTCTACTGTTGCCGCCGCTGGTGTGCTCGCTCTGACCTTGGCCGGATGCTCGGCTCCCGCTGAGGAAGCTGCACCGACTGATGGCACGCTCGGTTCGCTGACCGTCGGCGCTACGGCAACGCCCGCCGGCGAGATCGTTCAGTTCGTCGTCGACAGTGGCCAGGCTGAGGCTGCAGGCCTCGAACTCGACATCGTGGAGTTCACCGACTACACGACGCCGAACCCCGCGCTGAGCGAGGGCAGCATCGACGTCAACCTATTCCAGCACGCGCCGTTCCTCGATCTCTACAACGAGAACACCGGTGACACTCTCGCCGTTGTCGGTCAGGTGTACCTCCCGCCGCTGGCGCTGTACTCGAAGACCGTTGACGAGCTCGCTGACCTGCCGGATGGCGCCAAGATCGCTCTGCCGAACGATGCCAGCAACGAGGGCCGCGCGCTGCTGCTGCTCGCGGATGCCGGACTCATCGAAACCACGGATGCCCCGTCAACCGTGTCGGACATCACCGCCAACCCCAACGATTACAACTTCATCGAGATCGACGCAGCAAGCCTGCCGTCCGCTCTTGATGACCAGGATGCGGCGATCGTGAACTTCAACTACGCCGGCGCTGCTGGCCTCTCGGGTGACCTGCAGTTGGTCACCGAGGGCACCTCCAGCGAGTACTACAACATCCTCGCCACGCGCGACGAGCTCAAGAGCGACCCGCGCGTCACCGAGCTTTATGAGCTGTTGACCTCTGACGAGACGAAGGCGTACATCAACGACTTCTACAACGGACTCGTCATCCCCGTTTCCTAA
- a CDS encoding methionine ABC transporter permease, which produces MIDSTAPEFWPQLFETLLKATGETLYQVGVTMLITLVLGLALGTLLVVTDRGGILERPFGSLVAGRIINAVTQTVVNLGRSIPFIILMIALIPFTRLLLGSAFGVTAAIVPLTVAAIPFYARIVEISLREVNEGLVEAGHSLGATRWQLVSKVIIPEAVPGLIRGFTTTVVSIVNYSAIVGAIGGGGLGDVAIRYGHQRYSVIHIVAVIIVLVAIVQIVQVVGARLANRMSHR; this is translated from the coding sequence ATGATTGATTCCACTGCTCCGGAGTTCTGGCCACAGCTCTTCGAGACGCTCCTGAAGGCAACGGGGGAGACCCTGTACCAAGTAGGCGTCACGATGCTCATCACGCTCGTGCTGGGGCTCGCTCTAGGCACGCTGTTGGTCGTTACTGACCGCGGCGGAATCCTGGAACGACCCTTCGGCAGTCTGGTCGCCGGCCGCATCATCAACGCGGTTACGCAGACCGTCGTCAACCTCGGGCGTTCCATCCCGTTCATCATCCTGATGATTGCGCTGATCCCGTTCACACGGCTGCTTCTGGGCTCGGCGTTCGGAGTCACCGCCGCCATCGTGCCGCTCACCGTTGCGGCCATCCCGTTTTACGCTCGCATCGTCGAGATCTCATTGCGCGAAGTGAACGAGGGGCTCGTTGAAGCGGGTCACTCGCTCGGCGCGACGCGGTGGCAGTTAGTGTCGAAAGTAATTATTCCTGAGGCAGTACCGGGCCTCATCCGTGGCTTTACAACGACAGTGGTGTCGATTGTGAACTACTCCGCCATTGTGGGCGCGATTGGTGGTGGAGGTCTGGGCGATGTTGCTATTCGCTACGGGCACCAGCGCTACAGCGTCATCCACATTGTCGCGGTAATCATCGTGTTGGTGGCGATTGTGCAGATCGTTCAAGTGGTCGGCGCGCGCCTGGCCAACCGAATGTCTCACCGCTGA
- a CDS encoding methionine ABC transporter ATP-binding protein encodes MITLNSVTKTFGDAANPVRALDNVSLSVASGEIFGVIGQSGAGKSTLIRTVNLLERPDAGTVTVGDRELTALNDRELLQARREIGMVFQQFNLLDSRTVRGNVELALEVVGVARRERTARTNEILELVGLEHKAQQYPAQLSGGQKQRVGIARALASRPRVLLSDEATSALDPETTDSILQLLRSINRELGLTILLITHEMDVVKSICDSAALMSGGRILEQGRLTDLLTQPGSQLARGLFPLGELPEGNSTVIDVTFVGLSSGRPVVSQLARTHQIDVGLVGAAIETIGGAQSGRTRLELPGTADANAAAINDLRAQGLVVEIVRSGR; translated from the coding sequence ATGATTACGCTCAATTCCGTCACCAAGACGTTTGGTGATGCCGCGAACCCGGTTCGTGCCCTCGACAACGTGAGTCTGTCGGTCGCCAGCGGAGAGATCTTTGGCGTCATCGGCCAGAGCGGAGCGGGCAAGAGCACGCTCATCCGCACTGTCAACCTGCTTGAACGACCGGATGCCGGCACGGTTACGGTCGGCGACCGGGAGCTCACCGCGCTGAATGATCGCGAGCTGCTTCAGGCGCGTCGCGAAATCGGCATGGTCTTTCAGCAGTTCAATCTGCTCGATAGCCGAACGGTTCGCGGAAACGTTGAACTTGCCCTCGAAGTTGTCGGTGTCGCCCGCCGCGAGCGGACTGCACGCACTAACGAGATTCTCGAACTGGTCGGGCTCGAGCACAAAGCTCAGCAGTACCCTGCTCAGCTCTCGGGCGGGCAGAAGCAGCGCGTGGGCATCGCTCGCGCTCTTGCATCACGCCCGCGTGTTCTGTTGAGCGATGAAGCGACCAGTGCGCTCGACCCCGAGACGACCGACTCGATACTGCAATTGCTCCGCAGCATCAACAGAGAACTTGGTCTCACGATCTTGCTGATCACCCATGAGATGGATGTTGTGAAGAGCATCTGCGATTCCGCAGCGCTCATGAGTGGTGGCCGCATTCTCGAGCAGGGGCGTCTGACCGATCTGCTTACGCAGCCGGGCTCGCAGCTTGCTCGTGGGTTGTTCCCGCTGGGGGAGTTGCCCGAGGGTAACTCCACCGTCATCGATGTCACTTTTGTTGGGCTGTCGTCGGGCCGCCCGGTGGTGTCGCAACTGGCGCGTACTCACCAGATCGATGTCGGACTCGTCGGAGCGGCCATCGAGACGATTGGCGGCGCCCAATCTGGTCGCACACGACTTGAATTGCCGGGGACCGCTGACGCCAACGCGGCAGCGATCAATGACTTGCGGGCCCAAGGGCTCGTCGTAGAGATCGTAAGGAGCGGACGATGA
- the rsfS gene encoding ribosome silencing factor: protein MTASPRANELLSIVAHAADAKQATDMVALDVTGPMPYADIFFLATGRNERNVQSIASEIEEKMIAAGAKPLRREGRAEGRWILLDFGHVVAHIFHEEDRLYYSLERLWSDCPVIPITIEQPVRDDADSDAS from the coding sequence GTGACTGCTTCTCCTCGTGCCAACGAGCTACTTTCCATCGTCGCGCACGCCGCTGACGCCAAGCAGGCGACCGACATGGTTGCTCTGGACGTCACCGGGCCCATGCCTTACGCCGATATCTTCTTCCTCGCTACCGGTCGCAACGAACGTAACGTTCAGTCGATCGCGTCCGAGATCGAAGAAAAGATGATCGCTGCTGGCGCCAAGCCGCTGCGCCGCGAAGGGCGAGCTGAAGGTCGCTGGATTCTTCTTGACTTCGGTCACGTTGTCGCGCACATCTTCCACGAAGAAGACCGTCTCTACTACTCGCTTGAGCGCCTGTGGAGCGACTGCCCCGTGATCCCGATCACGATCGAGCAGCCGGTACGCGACGACGCCGATAGCGACGCCTCGTAA